Proteins encoded within one genomic window of Halorussus salilacus:
- a CDS encoding DUF7318 family protein, translating into MSSTGSTYGDIHRYEPARESTAAAIAIVLLTVVEVVFVGLFTFGLVDGWGYTGLGNMYLGFILAVIFVDLAFILMLYRKEFLPDVMIVKKRRRKWEDLYIREDQQHGVDSVGNAWEQFKHAVYPYYKR; encoded by the coding sequence ATGTCATCCACAGGCTCAACCTACGGCGACATCCACCGCTACGAACCGGCTCGCGAGAGCACGGCCGCCGCCATCGCCATCGTCCTCCTGACGGTGGTGGAGGTCGTGTTCGTCGGCCTGTTCACCTTCGGACTGGTGGACGGCTGGGGATACACGGGGCTCGGCAACATGTACCTCGGGTTCATCCTCGCGGTCATCTTCGTCGACCTCGCGTTCATCCTCATGCTGTACCGCAAGGAGTTCCTCCCCGACGTGATGATCGTCAAAAAGCGTCGGCGCAAGTGGGAGGACCTCTACATCCGCGAAGACCAGCAACACGGTGTCGACTCGGTCGGCAACGCGTGGGAGCAGTTCAAGCACGCAGTGTACCCGTACTACAAACGATAA
- a CDS encoding HNH endonuclease: protein MSDDFAETYEETLRRANRIAEELEAVDPEAVSRENWEEELRDYMLAVENFEDHKTEIYASIFDETSGKGRIREYLKDKVGGPVRSETLARISGISQYARRVRELRNEEGFVIDSTRTRAELGQNDYFVVEIRDVDEKRRISAQTRYEQLQREETCRICGRGVDHPDVKYMEVDHIESFVDYDDPEAVNDPENLRTLCNECHHGKSAADDVANRRRGGEIRRE, encoded by the coding sequence ATGTCGGACGACTTCGCGGAGACGTACGAGGAGACGCTCCGCCGGGCGAATCGAATCGCCGAGGAACTGGAAGCGGTCGACCCGGAAGCGGTGTCCCGAGAGAACTGGGAGGAGGAACTCCGCGACTACATGCTCGCTGTCGAGAACTTCGAAGACCACAAGACCGAGATTTACGCCTCGATTTTCGACGAAACGAGCGGAAAAGGGCGAATACGGGAGTATCTGAAGGACAAGGTCGGCGGCCCGGTCAGGTCCGAGACGCTCGCGCGCATCAGCGGTATCAGCCAGTACGCCCGTCGCGTCCGGGAACTCCGCAACGAGGAGGGGTTCGTGATCGACAGCACCCGGACGCGAGCGGAGTTGGGACAGAACGACTACTTCGTGGTCGAGATTCGAGACGTGGACGAGAAACGCCGCATCTCCGCACAGACGCGCTACGAGCAGTTACAGCGCGAAGAGACGTGCCGAATCTGCGGTCGCGGCGTCGACCATCCCGACGTGAAGTACATGGAGGTAGACCACATCGAATCGTTCGTCGACTACGACGACCCGGAGGCCGTCAACGACCCGGAGAACCTGCGTACCCTCTGCAACGAGTGTCACCACGGGAAGAGCGCCGCCGACGACGTCGCCAACAGGCGGCGAGGTGGAGAGATACGCCGCGAGTGA
- a CDS encoding ABC transporter ATP-binding protein, with protein sequence MADALVADGVRKEYGDTAALDGVSLSVGEGEVFALIGPNGAGKTTLVRALTGTTTPDAGSVSVFGDRPQTVERSRLGLLPQSFDPPERLTARELVAYYAGLYDESRDPDAVLAEVGLDADGTWYENLSGGQKRRACVGTALVNDPDVLFLDEPTTGIDPGGRRALWALIEDLAAAGTTVFLTTHYMAEAERLADRVGLLAAGRLVAVGSPADLVAEHGGASRIVVDVTGDASASVAAATDALAGTGFDAEATGRGLVVPGVGPEDIGDIVAALDGGGVAYDALAWKQPDLEDAFLELTGRSVASGGPTGLGGVETEAEPSAEAVRAEGDR encoded by the coding sequence ATGGCAGACGCACTCGTCGCCGACGGGGTCCGCAAGGAGTACGGCGACACCGCGGCGCTCGACGGCGTCTCGCTCTCGGTGGGCGAGGGCGAGGTGTTCGCGCTCATCGGCCCGAACGGCGCGGGAAAGACCACGCTGGTCCGGGCGCTGACCGGGACGACGACGCCCGACGCCGGGTCGGTGTCGGTGTTCGGCGACCGCCCGCAGACGGTCGAGCGCTCCAGACTCGGCCTGCTCCCCCAGTCGTTCGACCCGCCCGAGCGGCTGACCGCCCGCGAACTCGTCGCCTACTACGCGGGGCTGTACGACGAGAGTCGCGACCCCGACGCGGTCCTCGCGGAGGTCGGCCTCGATGCCGACGGAACGTGGTACGAGAACCTCTCGGGCGGTCAGAAGCGCCGGGCCTGCGTCGGCACGGCGCTGGTCAACGACCCAGACGTGCTCTTTCTCGACGAGCCGACGACCGGCATCGACCCCGGCGGGCGACGCGCACTCTGGGCGCTCATCGAGGACCTCGCGGCGGCGGGCACCACCGTCTTCCTGACGACCCACTACATGGCGGAGGCCGAGCGCCTCGCCGACCGCGTGGGCCTGCTCGCGGCGGGGCGACTCGTCGCGGTCGGGTCGCCAGCCGACCTCGTGGCCGAGCACGGCGGCGCGAGTCGAATCGTCGTGGACGTGACCGGGGACGCGAGCGCGTCGGTCGCGGCCGCGACCGACGCGCTCGCGGGGACCGGGTTCGACGCCGAGGCGACCGGCCGGGGACTCGTCGTCCCGGGGGTCGGTCCCGAGGACATCGGCGACATCGTCGCGGCGCTCGACGGAGGGGGCGTCGCGTACGACGCGCTGGCGTGGAAACAGCCCGACCTCGAAGACGCCTTCCTCGAACTGACCGGCCGGTCGGTCGCCTCCGGCGGCCCGACCGGCCTCGGCGGCGTGGAGACAGAAGCAGAACCTAGCGCGGAGGCCGTCCGCGCGGAGGGCGACCGATGA
- a CDS encoding ubiquinol-cytochrome c reductase iron-sulfur subunit yields the protein MPAEDDKYPASTGRRRFVKGVVGSATLAGVGTAAAAGIDSATGPTGGGGGIIDFRGVENTKGPAPRGMPQIPLEVDDEGYLKGVWPEPETRVLDNGTEVVEAKMELGGVTYTTEWFQYCGIQTAEGVRPDADQDNYFRYISNSKYDWQNSEVEGDQKVHVDDFADYGSWGNGIGADGLGKPAQAKWRSEDVSSAETLPVQLIRSERIEEMAENNEWIAASTAEGFIANLNKCTHFCCVPTFKALPDSSSAGAEDRIYCQCHQSVYDPFSIVEESFAALPIPEGE from the coding sequence ATGCCAGCAGAAGACGACAAGTATCCGGCAAGCACAGGTCGCCGTCGCTTCGTGAAGGGCGTCGTCGGAAGCGCCACGCTCGCGGGCGTCGGCACCGCCGCGGCGGCGGGAATCGACTCCGCGACCGGTCCGACCGGCGGCGGTGGCGGTATCATCGACTTCCGTGGCGTCGAGAACACCAAGGGTCCCGCACCGCGGGGAATGCCCCAGATTCCGCTCGAAGTCGACGACGAAGGGTATCTGAAGGGCGTCTGGCCCGAACCCGAGACGAGGGTGCTCGACAACGGCACCGAGGTCGTCGAGGCCAAGATGGAACTCGGCGGTGTCACCTACACCACCGAGTGGTTCCAGTACTGCGGCATCCAGACCGCAGAGGGCGTCCGGCCCGACGCAGACCAGGACAACTACTTCCGGTACATCTCGAACTCGAAGTACGACTGGCAGAACAGCGAGGTCGAGGGCGACCAGAAGGTCCACGTCGACGACTTCGCCGACTACGGCTCGTGGGGCAACGGCATCGGGGCCGATGGCCTCGGCAAGCCCGCCCAGGCCAAGTGGCGCTCCGAGGACGTCTCCTCGGCCGAGACGCTCCCGGTCCAGCTCATCCGGAGCGAGCGCATCGAGGAGATGGCCGAGAACAACGAGTGGATCGCGGCCAGCACCGCCGAGGGGTTCATCGCCAACCTCAACAAGTGCACGCACTTCTGTTGCGTGCCGACGTTCAAGGCCCTGCCCGACTCCTCTAGCGCGGGCGCGGAGGACAGGATCTACTGTCAGTGCCACCAGTCGGTGTACGACCCGTTCAGCATCGTCGAGGAATCGTTCGCGGCGCTTCCCATCCCGGAGGGTGAATGA
- a CDS encoding DUF420 domain-containing protein, which yields MATTNAKRRVRDNPRAATAILSVLGYVLVLGTFAGLLPIYPDLGRETVDLLSHAIAGVNTIALTALLLGWRWIRRGEVRKHRAAMLTAFALILVFLVLYLVKVGGGGEKSIAVTGPVYYAYLAMLAIHIVLSVVAVPVVLYAVVLGLTHTPTELRDTAHARVGRWAAGAWALSLALGIVTYLMLNHIYGVDEYMAALLPVLAVRR from the coding sequence ATGGCAACCACGAACGCGAAGCGCCGAGTCAGGGACAACCCGCGGGCCGCGACCGCGATACTCTCGGTCCTCGGCTACGTCCTCGTCCTCGGGACCTTCGCGGGCCTGCTCCCGATCTATCCGGACCTCGGCCGCGAGACGGTTGACCTGCTGAGCCACGCCATCGCGGGCGTCAACACAATCGCGCTGACCGCGCTCCTGCTGGGGTGGCGCTGGATACGCCGGGGAGAAGTTCGCAAGCACCGGGCCGCGATGCTGACCGCGTTCGCGCTCATCCTCGTGTTCCTCGTGCTCTACCTCGTGAAGGTCGGCGGGGGCGGCGAGAAGTCCATCGCGGTCACCGGCCCGGTCTACTACGCCTACCTCGCGATGCTCGCTATCCACATCGTGCTCTCGGTGGTCGCGGTCCCGGTCGTCCTCTACGCGGTCGTGCTCGGCCTGACCCACACCCCGACCGAACTCCGGGACACCGCCCACGCCCGGGTCGGTCGGTGGGCCGCGGGCGCGTGGGCGCTCAGCCTCGCGCTCGGCATCGTGACCTACCTCATGCTCAACCACATCTACGGCGTCGACGAGTACATGGCGGCGCTACTGCCGGTCCTCGCGGTGCGTCGGTAA
- a CDS encoding ATP-NAD kinase, with amino-acid sequence MTVGVVGEGSLADRVAEVADAASEPVARGTAGEVLATDPEAVVAVGESALLALVGESVEVPVLPVGAGPGYGGVDADASGDRANALSGVRSLLAGEFDLESRAVLGVSVDGERAGRALADAMLVTTEPARISEYSIRSRGERVARVRADGVVVSTPTGSPGYGRGAGGPLLEPGTGVVGVVPIAPFAVNVDTWVLDATEAVELSVERDEGDVSLLLDDRRVRSVSVHATVEVSRDGALALARVPESRSFFER; translated from the coding sequence ATGACGGTCGGTGTCGTCGGCGAGGGGTCGCTCGCCGACCGAGTCGCCGAGGTCGCCGACGCCGCGAGCGAACCGGTCGCCCGCGGAACGGCGGGGGAAGTCCTCGCGACCGACCCCGAGGCGGTCGTCGCGGTCGGCGAGTCGGCCCTGCTCGCGCTCGTCGGCGAGTCGGTCGAGGTGCCGGTCCTCCCGGTTGGGGCCGGACCGGGCTACGGCGGGGTCGACGCCGACGCGAGCGGGGACCGCGCGAACGCACTCTCGGGCGTTCGGTCCCTGCTCGCGGGCGAGTTCGACCTCGAATCGCGGGCGGTGCTGGGCGTCTCGGTCGACGGCGAGCGCGCGGGGCGCGCGCTCGCCGACGCCATGCTGGTGACGACCGAACCCGCGCGTATCTCGGAGTACTCGATCCGGTCGCGGGGCGAGCGGGTCGCCCGCGTCCGGGCCGACGGCGTCGTCGTCTCCACGCCCACCGGAAGCCCCGGCTACGGCCGGGGCGCGGGCGGTCCCCTGCTCGAACCCGGGACGGGCGTCGTCGGGGTGGTCCCCATCGCGCCGTTCGCGGTGAACGTCGACACATGGGTGCTGGACGCGACCGAGGCCGTCGAACTGAGCGTCGAGCGCGACGAGGGGGACGTGTCGCTACTGCTCGACGACCGACGGGTGCGGTCGGTGTCGGTCCACGCCACGGTCGAGGTGAGCCGAGACGGCGCGCTCGCGCTGGCTCGCGTGCCCGAGAGCCGGTCGTTCTTCGAGCGGTAG
- the acs gene encoding acetate--CoA ligase: MTDDTVELEARLEEQEAFEPPEEFVEQANVSEESIYEEFEEEWPECWERAADLLDWEEGYDTVLDDSNPPFYEWFTGGSLNASANCLDRHLDERGDEAAIEWVGEPVEEENRTYTYEDLHREVNEFAAALTELGVEEDDVVTLYMPMIPELPIAMLACARIGAPHSVVFAGFSADALATRMNAADSEYLVTCDGYYRRGDGLDHLSKANEGLAGVDHDVEAAVVVERLREGDGHGHDLADNQRAYADLVAEHEGATVEPVSRDAEDMLFLMYTSGTTGQPKGVKHTTGGYLAWSAWTSRAVLDVKPEDTYFCSADIGWITGHSYIVYGPLALGTTTMMYEGTPDHPERDRLWEIIEEYEATQLYTAPTAIRAFMKWGTEYPDRHDLSSLRLLGTVGEPINPRAWKWYYKHIGDESCPVVDTWWQTETGGMMVTTLPGVKTMKPGSAGPPLPGVDARVVDTTGEEVEAGRAGYLTVNKPWPGMLRTLYRNDERYIDEYWAEYSDTDSDDPDDWVYFPEDGAKVDDDGYITVLGRVDDVINVSGHRLGTMEIESAIVGVEGVAEAAVVGGDHEVKGEAVYAYVITEDGYEGDEAMRERIVAGVEDAIGPIARPEQVVFTLELPKTRSGKIMRRLLEDIANGEDLGDTSTLRNPDVVEDIQGKVGGD; this comes from the coding sequence ATGACTGACGATACCGTAGAACTCGAGGCCCGGCTCGAAGAGCAGGAAGCGTTCGAGCCGCCCGAGGAGTTCGTCGAGCAGGCGAACGTCTCCGAGGAGTCCATCTACGAGGAGTTCGAGGAGGAGTGGCCGGAGTGCTGGGAGCGGGCGGCCGACCTGCTCGACTGGGAGGAGGGGTACGACACCGTCCTCGACGACTCGAACCCGCCGTTCTACGAGTGGTTCACGGGCGGGTCGCTCAACGCGTCGGCGAACTGTCTCGACCGCCACCTCGACGAACGCGGCGACGAGGCCGCCATCGAGTGGGTCGGCGAACCCGTCGAGGAGGAAAACCGGACCTACACCTACGAGGACCTCCACCGCGAGGTCAACGAGTTCGCGGCCGCGCTGACGGAGTTGGGCGTCGAGGAGGACGACGTGGTGACGCTGTACATGCCGATGATCCCGGAGCTTCCCATCGCGATGCTCGCGTGCGCTCGCATCGGCGCGCCCCACTCGGTGGTGTTCGCCGGGTTCTCGGCCGACGCGCTCGCGACCCGGATGAACGCCGCGGATTCGGAGTATCTGGTGACCTGCGACGGCTACTACCGCCGGGGCGACGGCCTCGACCACCTCTCGAAGGCCAACGAGGGGCTGGCGGGCGTCGACCACGACGTGGAGGCCGCGGTCGTGGTCGAGCGTCTGCGCGAGGGCGACGGCCACGGTCACGACCTCGCCGACAATCAGCGCGCGTACGCCGACCTCGTGGCCGAACACGAGGGCGCGACGGTCGAGCCGGTCTCCCGGGACGCCGAGGACATGCTGTTTCTGATGTACACCTCCGGCACCACGGGCCAACCGAAGGGCGTCAAGCACACCACCGGCGGGTATCTGGCGTGGTCGGCCTGGACCTCCCGCGCCGTGCTGGACGTAAAGCCCGAGGACACCTACTTCTGCTCGGCCGACATCGGCTGGATTACCGGCCACTCCTACATCGTCTACGGGCCCCTCGCGCTCGGGACCACCACGATGATGTACGAGGGGACGCCCGACCACCCCGAGCGCGACCGCCTCTGGGAGATCATCGAGGAGTACGAGGCGACCCAGCTCTACACCGCGCCGACAGCCATCCGGGCGTTCATGAAGTGGGGCACCGAGTACCCCGACCGCCACGACCTCTCCAGCCTCCGACTGCTCGGGACCGTGGGCGAACCCATCAACCCCCGGGCGTGGAAGTGGTACTACAAGCACATCGGCGACGAGTCCTGCCCCGTGGTCGACACCTGGTGGCAGACCGAGACCGGCGGCATGATGGTCACGACCCTGCCGGGCGTCAAGACGATGAAGCCCGGGAGCGCGGGACCGCCCCTGCCGGGCGTCGACGCCCGCGTCGTGGACACGACCGGCGAGGAGGTCGAGGCCGGACGCGCGGGCTACCTCACCGTGAACAAGCCGTGGCCCGGGATGTTGCGCACCCTCTACAGGAACGACGAGCGCTACATCGACGAGTACTGGGCGGAGTACTCCGACACCGACTCCGACGACCCCGACGACTGGGTCTACTTCCCCGAGGACGGCGCGAAGGTGGACGACGACGGCTACATCACGGTGCTGGGTCGCGTCGACGACGTCATCAACGTCTCGGGCCACCGCCTCGGCACGATGGAGATAGAGAGCGCAATCGTCGGCGTCGAGGGGGTCGCCGAGGCCGCGGTCGTCGGCGGCGACCACGAGGTGAAGGGCGAGGCGGTCTACGCCTACGTCATCACCGAGGACGGCTACGAGGGCGACGAGGCGATGCGCGAGCGCATCGTCGCGGGCGTCGAGGACGCCATCGGCCCCATCGCCCGGCCCGAGCAGGTCGTGTTCACGCTCGAACTCCCCAAGACCCGCTCGGGCAAGATCATGCGCCGCCTGCTGGAGGACATCGCCAACGGCGAGGACCTCGGCGACACCTCGACCCTGCGCAACCCCGACGTGGTCGAAGACATCCAGGGGAAGGTCGGCGGCGACTGA
- a CDS encoding DUF7315 family membrane protein: MDSSTDDADTEGETRAREVVVPLRLYKVVTVFSTMFAVAFVVGGFVVLDTATQRASLDIEEINVPLAVLGVAMIVAGSVVYAFSTRFRAEGMGKPKDGSDEPSNNG; the protein is encoded by the coding sequence ATGGATTCCAGTACCGACGACGCCGACACCGAGGGCGAGACTCGCGCCCGCGAGGTCGTGGTGCCCCTGCGACTCTACAAGGTCGTGACCGTCTTCTCGACGATGTTCGCGGTCGCGTTCGTGGTCGGCGGGTTCGTGGTGCTCGACACCGCGACCCAGCGCGCCAGCCTCGACATCGAGGAGATCAACGTCCCGCTGGCGGTCCTCGGCGTGGCGATGATCGTCGCGGGGTCGGTCGTGTACGCGTTCTCGACCCGGTTCCGCGCCGAAGGAATGGGAAAACCTAAAGACGGCTCCGACGAACCATCAAACAATGGCTGA
- a CDS encoding plastocyanin/azurin family copper-binding protein produces MKRRDFLMAASGVAGGTAAGAAAGPVAAAQDDGNTTTADGNETTTAANETAEGNESDSDGGGGGGGGPTEEVTVGPGGELVYDPAELTIEPGTTVKWVWDSDNHNVVAESTPDDSDWEGTEGGDDETYDTGYEYEYTFETEGDYAYYCTPHQSAGMEATITVQEGGGGGGGGAAAEEDPEHMGVPIQAHFVGIGTILMIIISLVYTFFLLKYGESPNTSGGN; encoded by the coding sequence ATGAAGAGGCGGGACTTTCTGATGGCAGCCAGCGGTGTTGCTGGCGGCACTGCCGCGGGCGCGGCGGCGGGCCCCGTAGCGGCCGCGCAGGACGACGGCAACACCACGACTGCCGACGGAAACGAGACTACGACCGCCGCCAACGAGACCGCCGAGGGCAACGAGTCCGACTCGGACGGAGGCGGCGGTGGCGGAGGCGGACCGACCGAAGAAGTAACCGTCGGCCCGGGGGGCGAACTCGTCTACGACCCCGCCGAGCTGACCATCGAGCCCGGAACGACGGTCAAGTGGGTCTGGGACTCGGACAACCACAACGTGGTGGCCGAGAGCACGCCCGACGACTCCGACTGGGAGGGCACCGAGGGCGGCGACGACGAGACCTACGACACCGGCTACGAGTACGAGTACACCTTCGAGACCGAGGGCGACTACGCCTACTACTGCACCCCCCACCAGAGCGCCGGGATGGAAGCCACCATCACGGTACAGGAGGGCGGAGGCGGCGGGGGCGGCGGTGCGGCCGCCGAGGAGGACCCCGAACACATGGGCGTCCCGATTCAGGCCCACTTCGTCGGGATCGGGACGATTCTCATGATCATCATCTCGCTCGTCTACACGTTCTTCCTGCTGAAGTACGGCGAATCACCGAACACGAGCGGAGGTAACTGA
- a CDS encoding cytochrome bc complex cytochrome b subunit, which produces MTEKEAKTDGGEDVQTDGGGGPGIVPPDDETPTWSERKARRQGLSRLTYEYFERSRREDQDLRQESSYVERDVLAFPTWPHEMIRNLSITSFFVGMIIFLSATMPPHLGAPADPSSTPSIILPDWYLYWSFGLLKLGPLNPELAILGGDKLFADRTYGVLANIVVVGAVAIVPFLNKGSARRPVEQPFWASVGVGGVVFATTISALAVKNLIPLDSDLLFDLTFLAPLVAGTITYALLKSMREGYMFDLNRRYYRLRPPK; this is translated from the coding sequence ATGACAGAAAAAGAAGCGAAAACCGACGGCGGCGAAGACGTACAGACAGACGGCGGTGGCGGTCCCGGCATCGTCCCGCCGGACGACGAGACCCCGACGTGGAGCGAGCGCAAGGCTCGCCGACAGGGACTCTCTCGACTGACCTACGAGTACTTCGAGCGCTCGCGCCGGGAGGACCAGGACCTCCGCCAGGAATCGAGCTACGTAGAGCGCGACGTGTTGGCGTTCCCGACGTGGCCCCACGAGATGATCCGGAACCTCTCGATCACCAGCTTCTTCGTCGGGATGATCATCTTCCTCTCGGCGACCATGCCGCCCCACCTCGGGGCACCGGCCGACCCGAGTTCGACGCCCTCGATCATCCTGCCCGACTGGTATCTCTACTGGTCGTTCGGCCTGCTGAAGCTCGGCCCGCTCAACCCCGAGCTCGCCATCCTCGGCGGCGACAAGCTGTTCGCCGACCGGACGTACGGCGTGCTCGCCAACATCGTCGTTGTCGGCGCGGTCGCAATCGTGCCGTTCCTCAACAAGGGGAGCGCGCGCAGACCGGTCGAACAGCCGTTCTGGGCCAGCGTCGGCGTGGGCGGCGTCGTGTTCGCGACCACCATCAGCGCGCTCGCGGTCAAGAACCTCATCCCGCTCGACTCGGACCTGCTGTTCGACCTGACGTTCCTGGCCCCGCTCGTGGCCGGGACCATCACGTACGCGTTGCTGAAGTCGATGCGCGAGGGGTACATGTTCGACCTCAACCGCCGGTACTACCGGCTCCGGCCGCCGAAGTAA
- a CDS encoding cytochrome b, with the protein MSLERKDEYDHGEWMREKELTPVEKTFLTTLIWMDKRFRIVDYLEILETLYYRVNLQMPKSHTEQYNLDNKFWYWYPLYALGSFSTIAYGVAAVSGALLGFYYAPATTGDPTTAYNQLAFIMTDLNFGFMLRSIHRWSAQVMVAAVFLHMLRVYFTGAYKEPRELNWIIGIILISLTMVFGYTGYLLPWDQLAFWAGQIGVEMSLSIPLAGEWVAQLLFGGFSLSQATLQRMYILHVFLLPFVVTTIIAVHIGIVWIQGIAEPH; encoded by the coding sequence ATGAGCCTCGAACGCAAAGACGAGTACGACCACGGCGAGTGGATGCGCGAGAAGGAGCTCACGCCGGTCGAGAAGACGTTCCTGACGACGCTCATCTGGATGGACAAGCGCTTCCGCATCGTGGACTACCTCGAAATTCTGGAGACCCTCTACTACCGGGTCAACCTCCAGATGCCCAAGAGCCACACCGAGCAGTACAACCTCGACAACAAGTTCTGGTACTGGTACCCGCTGTACGCGCTGGGGAGCTTCTCGACCATCGCGTACGGCGTGGCCGCGGTCAGCGGGGCCTTGCTCGGGTTCTACTACGCTCCGGCGACCACCGGCGACCCGACGACGGCGTACAATCAGCTGGCGTTCATCATGACCGACCTCAACTTCGGGTTCATGCTCCGGTCCATCCACCGGTGGTCGGCGCAGGTGATGGTCGCCGCGGTGTTCCTCCACATGCTCCGCGTGTACTTCACTGGGGCGTACAAGGAGCCCCGCGAGCTCAACTGGATCATCGGCATCATCCTCATCAGCCTCACGATGGTGTTCGGATACACCGGCTACCTGCTCCCGTGGGACCAGCTGGCGTTCTGGGCCGGACAGATCGGCGTCGAGATGAGCCTCTCGATTCCGCTGGCGGGCGAGTGGGTCGCCCAGCTGCTGTTCGGCGGCTTCAGCCTGAGCCAGGCGACGCTCCAGCGGATGTACATCCTCCACGTATTCTTGCTCCCGTTCGTGGTGACCACGATCATCGCGGTCCACATCGGAATCGTGTGGATTCAGGGCATCGCTGAACCCCACTAA
- a CDS encoding ABC transporter permease has product MTAVGRVGAEATAAWHSFVRRRTAVFFTFFFPVILVLIFAVLVQTNPGGGGLFAEPPAYYLPGYLAVVVLFTPLSRVGSEVARHREGNRFEKLATTPLSRVEWLLAHTLVNVAIIGIASLIVLGLMALVTGTADLILDPASLALVAAFVALGVAVFCGLGAVLGATADSQDGVIAMSNTIALPLLFLSDTFVTPDLLPAWFRPAMGLSPLSYFARGVRELTYSGGAFGAEMGVLAVLALAFFAAGAYAIPRTD; this is encoded by the coding sequence ATGACCGCGGTCGGTCGGGTCGGCGCGGAGGCGACCGCGGCGTGGCACTCGTTCGTCCGGCGACGGACCGCGGTCTTCTTCACGTTCTTCTTCCCGGTCATCCTCGTGCTCATCTTCGCGGTGCTGGTCCAGACCAACCCGGGCGGCGGGGGGCTGTTCGCCGAACCCCCGGCGTACTACCTGCCGGGCTACCTCGCGGTGGTCGTGCTGTTCACGCCGCTGTCGCGGGTCGGGAGCGAGGTCGCGCGCCACCGCGAGGGCAACCGCTTCGAGAAGCTGGCGACCACGCCCCTCTCGCGGGTCGAGTGGTTGCTCGCCCACACGCTGGTCAACGTCGCCATCATCGGCATCGCAAGCCTCATCGTCCTCGGACTGATGGCGCTGGTGACCGGGACCGCCGACCTCATCCTCGACCCCGCGAGCCTCGCGCTCGTCGCGGCGTTCGTCGCGCTCGGGGTCGCGGTGTTCTGCGGCCTCGGCGCGGTGCTGGGGGCCACCGCCGACTCCCAGGACGGCGTCATCGCCATGAGCAACACCATCGCGCTCCCCCTGCTCTTCCTCTCGGACACCTTCGTCACGCCCGACCTGCTCCCGGCGTGGTTCCGACCCGCGATGGGGCTCTCGCCGCTTTCCTACTTCGCTCGCGGGGTCCGGGAGCTGACCTACTCCGGCGGGGCGTTCGGCGCGGAGATGGGCGTGCTGGCCGTCCTCGCGCTCGCCTTCTTCGCGGCGGGGGCCTACGCGATTCCGCGGACCGATTGA
- a CDS encoding DUF7313 family protein has protein sequence MQLLSMFGPVDTFVAPVIEYVVLALVLVNMGTRLFAYRDYRSQAREDDREEYLDRNYLHELSNLVLVLGSFYLLTLHHHAGMVMSTLVLGLFLTDFFEFEAREVELRNGERLSKPNGALVAWALVLLYAAYQSLFYVIAPFWNSIV, from the coding sequence ATGCAACTGCTGTCGATGTTCGGGCCGGTGGATACGTTCGTCGCACCCGTTATCGAGTACGTGGTGTTGGCGCTCGTGCTGGTCAACATGGGGACGCGGCTGTTCGCCTACCGCGATTACCGGAGTCAGGCCCGCGAGGACGACCGCGAGGAGTATCTGGACCGCAACTACCTCCACGAACTGTCGAACCTCGTTCTCGTGCTGGGGTCGTTCTACCTGCTGACGCTCCACCACCACGCCGGGATGGTCATGTCGACGCTCGTGCTGGGGCTTTTCCTCACCGACTTCTTCGAGTTCGAGGCCCGCGAGGTCGAACTCCGGAACGGCGAGCGCCTGAGCAAGCCCAACGGCGCGCTGGTCGCCTGGGCGCTGGTCCTGCTCTACGCCGCCTACCAGAGCCTGTTCTACGTCATCGCACCCTTCTGGAACAGCATCGTCTGA
- a CDS encoding DUF7314 family protein, whose protein sequence is MADEFAKGLGILTGGGLVWMVLSGWYTTPGFEDTQLIGEIPGDLDTYGQAAIVFREATFWFVILGVLVFWVVIPALQQYREA, encoded by the coding sequence ATGGCTGACGAATTCGCAAAGGGACTCGGTATCCTGACGGGCGGCGGTCTCGTCTGGATGGTACTGTCGGGCTGGTACACGACACCCGGCTTCGAGGACACCCAGCTCATCGGCGAGATTCCGGGCGACCTCGACACCTACGGACAGGCGGCAATCGTGTTCCGCGAGGCGACGTTCTGGTTCGTCATCCTCGGGGTCCTGGTCTTCTGGGTCGTCATCCCGGCACTCCAGCAGTACCGAGAGGCATAG